TTCCAGATCGGTGGTACCCGGGTCGATCACTACGTACTTTTCGTAGTAGATGATGTTGTCCAGGTCCTTAGTGGAAAGGTTAAGGAGGGCACCGATGACGCAGGGCTGGTTACGGACGAACCAGGTGTGAGTCAGAGGAATAGCCAGTTCGATGTGGCCCATGTACTTACGGCGTACGTTGGAGTGGGTAACTTCCACACCGCAACGGTCACAAACGACACCCTTGTAACGGATACGCTTGAACTTACCGCAGTTACATTCCCAGTTCTTCACAGGTCCGAAAATCTTTTCGCAGAAAAGACCATCCTTTTCGGGCTTGAAGGAACGGTAGTTAATGGTTTCCGGCTTGGTCACTTCACCATGAGACCAGCTGCGGATCATGTCCGGTGCAGCCAGGTGAATCGAAATGTCACCAGAATTTTCAAACTGTTCTGTCATTTCTTCAGCCATATTACTTCTCTCCATTGGTCTGAATATTGAGACCCAAAGAACGAACTTCGCGAATCATAACGTTAAAGGATTCAGGTACACCCGGGCGAGGAGTGTTCTGACCACGGACGATGGCGTCATAGACCTTGGAACGGCCCTGGACATCGTCAGACTTGACGGTGAGGAGTTCCTGCAGGGTGTATGCTGCACCGTAAGCTTCCATAGCCCACACTTCCATTTCACCGAAGCGCTGACCACCGAACTGGCTCTTACCGCCAAGAGGCTGCTGAGTAACCAGTGCGTAGGAACCGATAGAACGAGCATGGATCTTGTCGTCTACCAAGTGGCCCAGCTTCAGGTAGTACATGTAACCGATGGTAACCGGGTTCAGGAATGCTTCACCGGTCTTGCCGTCATAAAGCTTTGCCTTACCAATGATCTTGCCATTGTCCGGATCCATTTCGTAGTTAACGATGGGGTTCTTTTCGTAAGCCTTCTTCAGTTCTTCACAAATGTCTTCGAACTTGGCACCGTCGAACACGGGGGTAGTCACCTTGAAGCCGAGAGTCTTGGCAGCCCAGCCCAAGTGCACTTCGAGCACCTGACCGATGTTCATACGAGAAGGCACGCCCAGGGGGTTCAGAAGGATCTGCAGCGGACGACCGTCTTCAGTGAATGGCATGTCTTCCACCGGCACGATCTTGGAGACCACACCCTTGTTACCATGGCGACCTGCCATCTTGTCACCGATGGAGAGGCAACGCTTCTTGGCAATGTAGACCTTGACGCACTTGAGAACGCCGGGCTTCAGTTCGTCGCCCTTGGTCACCTTGTCAATTTCCTTTTCCATGGTACGGGTCAGGGTATCCAGGTTGTCGCGTGCAACCAGCACGAGAGTGAGAACTCTTTCCTGAAGTTCGTCGTCGCCGACAACGAAGGTAGAAGCCGGAGAAACCTTGGTCACGTCGATGGCGCGGAGGTTCTGTTCGGTGTAGGTCTGGCCTTCGCGAATCAGGAGTTCATGAGTTTCGTTGTCCATCACCTTGCCAGCAGCCTTACCGCCCAGCAATTCGAACAGGTGTTCAGAGCAGGATTCCTTGATCTTATCAATCTGAACCTGGAAGTTTGCACGAATTTCGGCAATAGTTTCCTGGTCCTTTTCCTTGCTATTCTTGTCAGCCTTGTCCTTCTTGCTGAAGACGCGGGTTTCGAGCACAATGCCCTTCATTCCCGGAGGAGCCTTCAGGGAGGTGTCACGTACATCACCGGCCTTTTCGCCGAAGATTGCACGGAGCAAACGTTCTTCCGGAGACAGTTCAGTTTCGCCCTTCGGAGTAACCTTACCGACGAGGATATCGTCAGCGGTAACTTCAGCACCGACGCGAACCACACCATTTTCGTCCAGGTTGCGAAGAGCATCTTCGCCGACGTTGGGGATTTCGCGAGTCAGTTCTTCCGGACCGCGCTTGGTGTCGCGGACTTCCATTTCGTATTCTTCGATATGGATGGAAGTGAAGGTGTCCTTGATTGCCAGTTCTTCGGAAATGATAACGGCGTCTTCGTAGTTATAACCATTCCACGGGAGGAAGCCGATCAAAATGTTCTTACCGAGAGCCAGTTCACCGTGGTCGGTGGACACGCCGTCAGCCAGCACGTCGCCAGCCTTGACGAAGTCACCCACGTTAACGATGGGCTTCTGGTTAATGCAGGAATCCTGGTTACTACGTTCGAACTTACGCAGAACATATTCGTCAATAGGATCCTTGCCGAGGAATTCGTAGTTTTCGCCGAGACCGGTGAGAGGCACGAAGTTGCCGTCAACCATGTCGCCGCGTTCAACAACAACGTTACGAGCGTCAACGAACTTCACGCGACCGTCGTGCTTTGCACGAACAACGGTACCGGAGTCGAGAGCGGCGCGACGTTCCAGGCCAGTGCCAACCACGGGGGCTTCTGCACGGAGCAGAGGCACAGCCTGACGCTGCATGTTGGAACCCATCAATGCACGGTTAGCATCGTCATGTTCGAGGAACGGGATAAGACCAGCTGCCACGGACACGATCTGCATGGGAGCAACGTCCATGAGGTCGATACGTTCGGTTTCGAAGTCATCCAGGGCAATGGAATCCTGACGCATGACGTGGGGATATTCGCTCTTGTCGCGGACGATGACGTAGCCGTCCATGTCGCCCTTGAAGCGGTTGTCGTCGGTGAGTTCGGTAGAAGCCGGAGCCACCTTGAACTCATCTTCTTCGTCAGCGGTGAGGAAGATGATGTAGTCGGAAACGATCTGTTCAACGGTGTTGCCAACCTGTTCGTAGTCGGGCTTGCCGCTGAAGTCTTCAACAGTGAGACCGTTACGGTAGTAGGTCACTTCGCCATCAGCGTCCTTGAATGCGAATACTTTGTTCACAAAGCCTTCGAAGAGGTCACGCTGCTTGTTGTCCAGGTTCATACGAACAGAATCGATCTGCTTCTTGGTCAGTTCCAGTTCCAGGAACAGGTGCGGATCGTGGACGAAAGCCTTGAAGATACCGTAGTGCCACTTGGACACAGGAGCCTTCACGATGTTGCCCTGGGCGTCCTTGAAGTCTACGAGACCCACGATACGGTACGGGGTTTCGATGAAGCCGTACTGGTTAACGACTGCAAAGGAAGCGAGGGAGTTGATAAGACCGATGTTCGGGCCTTCCGGAGTTTCGATCGGGCAGAGACGGCCGTAGTGAGTGTAGTGCACGTCACGGACTTCGAAGCCTGCACGTTCGCGGGAAAGACCACCAGGACCGAGAGCGGAGAGACGACGCTTATGAGTAAGTTCGGAAAGCGGGTTCATCTGGTCCATGAACTGGGACAGCTGGCTGGAGCCGAAGAAGGCCTGCACAACGGTGGACACCATACGAGTGTTGACCAGTTCACGAGGAGTAGTCTGTTCGTCTTCGCCGTGGAGAGTGAGGTTTTCACGGATCACACGGGACATACGGGAAAGGCCTACAGAGATCTGGTTAGCGAGAAGTTCGCCAACGGACCTGGTACGGCGGTTGCCCAAGTGGTCGATATCATCGAGGGAGTAACCATCGGTACCATTGTAGAGACCAACCATGTATTCGATCATGGCAAGGAAGTCTGCCTTGCTCATGGTCATGGTCTGGTTGGACGGAATCTTGAATTCAGGACCGAGTTCAGCGAGGACTTCGCGGATTTCAGCCTTGTTGTAAATCTTTGCGTTCAGACGGTTACGACCCACTTCGCCAAGATCATACTTGTGGGGGTCGGTCAAGAACTGGCTGTCGAAGTAAAGTTCGGCAGTGCGCATGTCAGGAGCTTCATCCTGCTGCTGGTGGGTCACGGAGTAGATAGCCTTGAGAGCTTCTTCGCGGGACTTGGTCTTGTCTGCAGCCAGGGTGTAGTGCATGAGAAGATTGTCTTCATCCTTGGAGAGAAGAACAATTTCTTCGACATCGCTCTGGTCGAGAGCAGCGAGCTTCTTGTCGTCAAGAACAGTGTTGGCATAGACGATCACTTCACCGGTGCTGGTGTCGACCACGTCTTCAAATACGATACGGTCAGTCAGGACGCTCACGCCGTTATCATCGAGCTGAGCGAACATTTCCTTGAAGTTGACCTTGTCAGTCTTCTTGTAGAAGAGCTTCAGGATTTCCTGAGTAGTTTCGAAACCGATGCAACGAAGCATTGCGGTTGCGGCAAGCTTCTTCTTACGGTCGATGATGAGGTAAAGGACGTCGCCTTCGGTGTTGAATTCCACCCAAGCACCGCGGTGCGGGATAATGCGGCTCTTGTAGTCAGTACGGCCGGTGGGCTGGAGTTCGTCAGAGAAGCTAACGCCATAAGAACGGTGCAACTGGGAAACGACAACGCGTTCAGCGCCATTGACGATGAACGTTCCGTTTTCAGTCATAATCGGGAGTTCGCAAACGAGAACGTCATTCTTGACTTCTTCCTTGAGCTTGCGATCTTCGCCATCTTCTTCGAAAATCTGGAGAGACAGAGTTGCGAAGAGTTCCATGGAATACGTGAGGCCGCGTTCACGGCACTCGGGGATGCTGTATTTCGGGATACCGAAATAATATCCTTCGTAGTTCAGGGAGAAAAGACCCTTAACATCAGTAATCGGGAAGATATCCTTAAACACGCGCTGCAGACCAACGGTCAGGCGCTTTTCTTGGGGGATATCCTTCTGAAGGAATTGCTCGTACGAAGCCTTCTGGACTTCGATCAGGTACGGGAGTTCCAGCTGGAACTTGTTGGAGGAATAGCTTTTTCGCTCCGTCGTCATTTGAAATACCTCATCCGGTAGAGAGCTTAATGTTGGCACCAAAGGTAGAAAAATATTAAGAATGACTATCTTCTTGACCTTGTTGCCTGGGCTTTTTTCGGTAGAAAAAGCAGAAAATCTTTATACACCAAAAGCCCACACATTAAGTGCAGGCGTTTGGCGTATTAAAGATTTTAATGAAGTGAAAGCATTACTTCAGAGCGACCTTTGCTCCGAGATCTTCCAGTTCCTTCTTGAGCTTTTCAGCGTCAGCCTTCGGCATTGCTTCCTTAACGACGCTGTTGGCCTTTTCGACGAGGTCCTTAGCTTCCTTGAGGCCGAGACCGGTGATAGCGCGGACAGCCTTGAGGACGTCCATCTTCTTAGCACCGCATTCGACGAGGATAACGTCGAATTCAGACTTAGCTTCTTCAGCAGGAGCTGCAGCAGCAGCCATAACTACAGCACCACCAGCAGCAGCTTCGATGCCATGAGTTTCCTTGAGGTAGTCAGCGAGAGCCTTAGCTTCGAGAAGAGTGAGAGCAACAATCTGATCGCCCAATGCCTTAATATCAGTTGCCATAATGTGTATCTCCAATTATTCCGTTTAAATGTTTGGATTTGTGGTTTGTTAATTAAGCTTCCGGAGCGGCTTCTGCAGCCGGAGCTTCGGAGGAACCCTCTTCCAGCTTTTCCTGGAGAGTCTTGATCTGACCGGCGATCGTGGAACCCGGGCCCAGAGCCATGGAGACGATCATTGCGATCATGCCCTTGCGATCCGGAATCTTTGCCAGGTTGACGACTTCGGTACCAGGCATCGGCTTACCATCGAGGTAGATGCTCTTGGAGACCAAGATATCGGGGTTTGCTTTATGGAATGCTTCGATTTCGCGAGCAGGCAGAAGCGGGTCTTCTTCGAAACCAACCATCACAGAAGTTGCGCCAGTCAGTTGATCGTCGAGACCTTCGACCTTAAGAGCTTCGAGAACGCGCTTGAGAAGAGTGTTCTTCACTGCACGATACTTGACACCCTTAGAAGCCAGTGCCTTACGGAGGGCATTGTCCTTATCAACGGTCATACCCTGATAGTTGAGCAGATAGACAGCGGTAGCACCCTGGAAGGATTCTACGATAGCGTCCACGGTCTGTTGTTTCTTAACTACAGCTTTCATGGTGTATCTCCTAGCGTGTCATTGCCAAATCAAGTTTGATGCCCGGAGCCATCGTTGCGGACAACGTAAGGCTCTTAATGTAAGTGCCCTTGGAAGTCTGGGGCTTAGCCTTCACGACGGAGTCGATAACAGCCTTGGTGTTTTCAACCAGCTGATCGAGAGTGAAGGAGAGCTTGCCAACGGGAGCGTGTACGTTTGCACCCTTGTCAACGCGGTACTGAATCTTACCGGCCTTGAGTTC
This genomic stretch from Fibrobacter sp. UWR4 harbors:
- the rpoB gene encoding DNA-directed RNA polymerase subunit beta, which encodes MTTERKSYSSNKFQLELPYLIEVQKASYEQFLQKDIPQEKRLTVGLQRVFKDIFPITDVKGLFSLNYEGYYFGIPKYSIPECRERGLTYSMELFATLSLQIFEEDGEDRKLKEEVKNDVLVCELPIMTENGTFIVNGAERVVVSQLHRSYGVSFSDELQPTGRTDYKSRIIPHRGAWVEFNTEGDVLYLIIDRKKKLAATAMLRCIGFETTQEILKLFYKKTDKVNFKEMFAQLDDNGVSVLTDRIVFEDVVDTSTGEVIVYANTVLDDKKLAALDQSDVEEIVLLSKDEDNLLMHYTLAADKTKSREEALKAIYSVTHQQQDEAPDMRTAELYFDSQFLTDPHKYDLGEVGRNRLNAKIYNKAEIREVLAELGPEFKIPSNQTMTMSKADFLAMIEYMVGLYNGTDGYSLDDIDHLGNRRTRSVGELLANQISVGLSRMSRVIRENLTLHGEDEQTTPRELVNTRMVSTVVQAFFGSSQLSQFMDQMNPLSELTHKRRLSALGPGGLSRERAGFEVRDVHYTHYGRLCPIETPEGPNIGLINSLASFAVVNQYGFIETPYRIVGLVDFKDAQGNIVKAPVSKWHYGIFKAFVHDPHLFLELELTKKQIDSVRMNLDNKQRDLFEGFVNKVFAFKDADGEVTYYRNGLTVEDFSGKPDYEQVGNTVEQIVSDYIIFLTADEEDEFKVAPASTELTDDNRFKGDMDGYVIVRDKSEYPHVMRQDSIALDDFETERIDLMDVAPMQIVSVAAGLIPFLEHDDANRALMGSNMQRQAVPLLRAEAPVVGTGLERRAALDSGTVVRAKHDGRVKFVDARNVVVERGDMVDGNFVPLTGLGENYEFLGKDPIDEYVLRKFERSNQDSCINQKPIVNVGDFVKAGDVLADGVSTDHGELALGKNILIGFLPWNGYNYEDAVIISEELAIKDTFTSIHIEEYEMEVRDTKRGPEELTREIPNVGEDALRNLDENGVVRVGAEVTADDILVGKVTPKGETELSPEERLLRAIFGEKAGDVRDTSLKAPPGMKGIVLETRVFSKKDKADKNSKEKDQETIAEIRANFQVQIDKIKESCSEHLFELLGGKAAGKVMDNETHELLIREGQTYTEQNLRAIDVTKVSPASTFVVGDDELQERVLTLVLVARDNLDTLTRTMEKEIDKVTKGDELKPGVLKCVKVYIAKKRCLSIGDKMAGRHGNKGVVSKIVPVEDMPFTEDGRPLQILLNPLGVPSRMNIGQVLEVHLGWAAKTLGFKVTTPVFDGAKFEDICEELKKAYEKNPIVNYEMDPDNGKIIGKAKLYDGKTGEAFLNPVTIGYMYYLKLGHLVDDKIHARSIGSYALVTQQPLGGKSQFGGQRFGEMEVWAMEAYGAAYTLQELLTVKSDDVQGRSKVYDAIVRGQNTPRPGVPESFNVMIREVRSLGLNIQTNGEK
- the rplL gene encoding 50S ribosomal protein L7/L12; the encoded protein is MATDIKALGDQIVALTLLEAKALADYLKETHGIEAAAGGAVVMAAAAAPAEEAKSEFDVILVECGAKKMDVLKAVRAITGLGLKEAKDLVEKANSVVKEAMPKADAEKLKKELEDLGAKVALK
- the rplJ gene encoding 50S ribosomal protein L10 — encoded protein: MKAVVKKQQTVDAIVESFQGATAVYLLNYQGMTVDKDNALRKALASKGVKYRAVKNTLLKRVLEALKVEGLDDQLTGATSVMVGFEEDPLLPAREIEAFHKANPDILVSKSIYLDGKPMPGTEVVNLAKIPDRKGMIAMIVSMALGPGSTIAGQIKTLQEKLEEGSSEAPAAEAAPEA